The Humulus lupulus chromosome 7, drHumLupu1.1, whole genome shotgun sequence region TCTCATTTCATGGGCATCTAAGAAACAAAGAACTGTCTCCCGTTCCAGTACAGAGGCAGAGTATAGAAGCTTAGCTCATGCCATTGCTGAGCTTATGTGGATTCAGTCTCTCCTTCAAGAAATTGGTGCTTTAACACAACACCCTCCTACTATTTGGTGTGACAATCAGAGTACCATTCTCATGTCTCAGAATCCGGTCCTGCACTCTAGAACAAAGCATATCGAATTAGATCTTTACTTTGTTCGTGAACAAATTCTTCACAAGCAGTTGGTGGTGAAGCACACTCCAGCACATGACCAGATAGCTGATACTCTCACTAAGCCTCTGTCAAAACAACGGTTTCTACTTCTTCGAGACAAACTTAGGGTCCATTCCTTAGCTACCCTAagtttgaggggggatgttagAGCTAGGTGTTCATAGTTTGTTACTTTCAGTTGCTTCTGTTGTAACCAACTGTACTTAGTTGTTTCTGTTGTAACCAAATGTACTTAGCTTCCTCTACTATATAAGTGTACTTAGCTTCATTGAATTAATACAACTGAGATTACTTTTCAATATTGTTCTTTACTTCCTCACAATTAATATCTTGTTTGATGTGCAAGTTTAATAATGTAGACTGAGAACATGGAGAAGTATTCTTTTAGGAAAAAGAAAGGTTCTAATCAAATAAATTTGATGAGAGAAAACATATTTCCTTGGAAATTATTCAAAAGGACTCATGACTACTTCCTCGTGGTCCCCaaggaaaaatatttacaagatCGTTGGcaaacaaaaaattgaaataataataaGTTTTGTTAGTAATTTTTATCTATAAGCGCTTACACCCATTACTAGGCATTTAAGTGAGAAATATGTCTAATAAGATTATGAAGTAATCTTCTTTGAATGGAATTGATAGAGCTCCCATTGGATGATTGAAGTAATCTAAGAGACTAATGAGACATAGTTTCTAATATTCTTAGAACAACTATATTGGTTTTTAAATGTGGAATTTTCCATGTCATTGATCGATTGTAAATGTTGGTTAGGCAATACTTCAAAGATCTTAGCTGGTGTTGATGTATTCCAACACAGTTATGCAACTAATTATTTTCCTATGGCACTGTGTTAAGTGATGAGAGGTGTAGAAAGCAATGAGAGAGTTTCAAGAAATTTATTAAAAAGATTGAACTTCTTACAAGAAATTTATTTATGTAATAATAGAGTAATGAAATCGTGCAGTTTCATTCTCCAAGAAAATGGTTCACTGTAAATTTGGTAAATCAGAGTTCTATGATCTGTTTGGTCTGACAACTCAAAACTAAAATGACTATTTTGAAGTGCCAAATTCGTTATTTCGCAGATTACTTTGCATATCAATATGAAACAAGAAGAATGAAAAAGATTATAGATCTTAATATGGAGAgattaaaacaaaacaatttatTGAAGAAAAACTTTAGCAGTTTCATTTGTATCATTCTCAGAGACATTTTTATTTCAGTCCCCAAGGAAAAATATTTACATGGTGATGGTATTGGCATTGTTTGCCATACAAAAATTGTAACAATCATTTTTGTCAATAGTTAGCATCTTTCTATACTAATCATCATTCATTAGACATTAATTTAAGCTAGAAACAAGATTGATGAAAGCATCTTCACTGCAAGGAATTGTTAGAGCACCCATTGGATGATCAAATCCAAATTCTTCTTCAGCCTGACATAGCAATTCTTGGAATGAATGGTGGTTCAAGTATGATACTGGGATCACAAATCTTGTCATTTTGTTCTCCCCAACATAAACTGCCAAATAGCCTTTTGgaac contains the following coding sequences:
- the LOC133789084 gene encoding auxin-induced protein 15A-like, giving the protein MGFRFPGVVHAKQLIQRSFSSAKDVPKGYLAVYVGENKMTRFVIPVSYLNHHSFQELLCQAEEEFGFDHPMGALTIPCSEDAFINLVSSLN